The proteins below come from a single Methanothermobacter sp. genomic window:
- the hisD gene encoding histidinol dehydrogenase — protein sequence MRIIEFDHERVGELVERARIDVDEVLGPVADIISMVREGGDGALRELTEKFDGVSPETLTVSQEEIEAAHRNLDPQVRKALTEAAGNIEEFHRLQLPSEWMAEIRPGVSAGQIVRPLDSVGCYIPGGRAVYPSTILMTVIPARIAGVERIVCCTPPASDGSVPDAVLVAADIAGAHEIYRVGGAQAVAAMAYGTETIGAVDKIVGPGNIFVTAAKKLVYGDVDIDFPAGPSEVLIIADESADPEYIALEILAQAEHDPQAASVLVTDSKDLAATVEEKVRENIKYMERANIIEESLERYGMIVLTEDIKGAVDFSNAYAPEHLVIMTDSPEKTLKGIRNAGSIFLGDLSPVAAGDYGSGTNHVLPTSGCARMYSGLSTESFLKKPTVQMITREGLRNIQDTVLRLAEYEGLHAHAESFRRRLDSD from the coding sequence ATGAGGATAATAGAATTTGATCATGAAAGGGTCGGTGAGCTTGTTGAGAGAGCAAGAATTGATGTTGATGAGGTCCTGGGGCCGGTGGCAGATATCATCTCAATGGTGAGAGAGGGTGGTGATGGGGCCCTGAGGGAGCTCACAGAAAAATTTGATGGCGTCTCCCCTGAGACCCTAACTGTCAGTCAGGAGGAAATAGAGGCGGCCCATAGAAACCTGGACCCCCAGGTCAGGAAAGCGCTCACTGAAGCTGCGGGGAACATCGAGGAGTTCCACAGGCTCCAGCTGCCCTCTGAGTGGATGGCCGAAATCAGACCGGGGGTGAGCGCAGGGCAGATAGTGCGGCCCCTTGACAGTGTTGGCTGCTACATACCCGGTGGAAGGGCCGTTTACCCCTCAACAATATTAATGACCGTTATACCGGCAAGGATAGCAGGGGTTGAAAGGATAGTGTGCTGCACACCCCCGGCATCCGATGGCTCGGTCCCTGACGCTGTCCTTGTGGCGGCCGACATTGCAGGTGCACATGAGATATACCGTGTTGGAGGCGCCCAGGCGGTTGCTGCAATGGCCTACGGTACAGAGACGATCGGGGCGGTGGATAAGATTGTGGGGCCAGGGAACATATTTGTTACCGCAGCAAAGAAACTGGTATACGGTGACGTAGACATAGACTTCCCGGCAGGCCCATCAGAGGTACTCATAATTGCAGATGAATCTGCAGACCCGGAGTACATTGCCCTTGAGATACTGGCACAGGCAGAGCACGATCCCCAGGCAGCAAGTGTCCTTGTGACAGACTCGAAGGATCTTGCAGCCACTGTGGAGGAGAAGGTACGTGAAAATATTAAATACATGGAAAGGGCCAATATCATAGAGGAGTCCCTTGAAAGATACGGAATGATAGTTTTAACCGAGGATATTAAGGGGGCCGTGGACTTCAGCAACGCCTACGCACCGGAGCACCTTGTTATAATGACGGATTCTCCCGAAAAAACACTCAAGGGTATCCGTAACGCAGGATCCATATTTCTGGGTGACCTCTCACCTGTAGCGGCAGGGGATTACGGTTCAGGGACCAACCACGTGCTGCCAACCTCTGGCTGCGCCAGGATGTACTCGGGCCTATCAACGGAGTCGTTCCTCAAGAAACCAACGGTGCAGATGATAACCAGGGAGGGGCTCCGGAACATCCAGGACACGGTCCTGCGTCTTGCTGAATACGAGGGCCTCCATGCCCATGCTGAGTCATTCCGTAGGAGACTTGATAGTGACTGA
- a CDS encoding FprA family A-type flavoprotein — protein MKADAVKIADGVYWVGVMDWDIRNYHGYTLGGTTYNVYLVFGDDKVALVDNTYPGTSPQMFGRISDAFEREGRDERIDLIIQNHIERDHSGSILEVWKRHRPEIICTEKAAEGLKEHYPLPDEAVFKTVKTGDSVDLGGKTLTFLEAPMLHWPDSMFTLLGEDGILFSNDAFGQHLCISRRFDKDVPEAVLMDAAMKFYANLLTPLSPLVLRKFSEVKELGLLEKIRMIAPSHGQIWTEPMKIIEAYTAWATGECRDKATIIYDTMHYSTRMLAHALAEGLMAADVDVSMHFLHEDERSEIVKNILESKAVFIGSPTMFNGPFPSLGDIMYYLKGLTFDRTGFRRLAVVFGSKGWGGGAVRTLKDEISAAGFEVAETLEVSYVPDEDDLARCYSIGKSIGKRIKEM, from the coding sequence ATGAAGGCTGATGCAGTAAAGATTGCAGATGGTGTCTACTGGGTTGGTGTCATGGACTGGGACATCCGGAACTACCATGGCTACACCCTTGGAGGCACAACATACAATGTGTACCTCGTCTTTGGAGACGATAAGGTCGCCCTTGTTGACAACACATACCCTGGAACATCCCCCCAGATGTTTGGAAGGATAAGTGACGCCTTTGAAAGGGAGGGAAGGGATGAAAGGATAGACCTCATAATCCAGAACCACATAGAGAGGGACCACAGCGGCTCAATCCTGGAGGTATGGAAGCGCCACAGGCCAGAAATAATCTGCACAGAAAAGGCCGCTGAGGGACTGAAGGAACATTACCCCCTCCCAGATGAAGCTGTATTTAAAACCGTGAAAACAGGGGACTCCGTTGACCTTGGAGGGAAAACCCTCACATTCCTTGAGGCCCCAATGCTCCACTGGCCAGACAGCATGTTCACCCTCCTTGGTGAGGATGGGATCCTATTCTCAAATGACGCCTTTGGCCAGCACCTCTGCATCAGCAGAAGGTTCGACAAGGACGTGCCTGAAGCCGTGCTGATGGACGCCGCCATGAAGTTCTATGCCAATCTGTTAACACCACTATCACCCCTTGTACTAAGAAAGTTCAGTGAGGTAAAGGAGCTTGGGCTTCTCGAGAAGATCAGGATGATCGCACCATCCCACGGCCAGATCTGGACAGAGCCCATGAAGATCATAGAGGCATACACGGCATGGGCAACAGGGGAGTGCAGGGACAAGGCCACGATAATATATGATACCATGCACTACTCAACCAGGATGCTTGCACATGCACTCGCAGAGGGGCTCATGGCCGCGGATGTGGATGTTTCAATGCATTTCCTCCACGAGGATGAAAGGAGTGAAATCGTAAAGAACATCCTTGAAAGTAAGGCTGTATTCATTGGAAGCCCCACAATGTTCAACGGGCCATTCCCGAGTCTCGGGGATATAATGTACTACCTCAAAGGGCTCACATTCGATAGAACCGGATTCAGGAGGCTGGCGGTTGTATTCGGATCAAAGGGATGGGGTGGGGGTGCAGTGAGGACACTCAAAGACGAAATCAGTGCCGCAGGCTTTGAGGTTGCAGAGACCCTTGAGGTCAGCTACGTCCCGGATGAGGATGACCTGGCACGCTGCTACAGCATAGGAAAATCAATCGGCAAAAGGATAAAGGAGATGTAA
- a CDS encoding RimK/LysX family protein, with protein sequence MDDSEIRKLLRFTLSEKRVIEELQIPPDAFIPLLFSIRYGGDWSLRKNSGRFMAVKEKVTRFDEDKMTGRTLEIVYLFLNPRVVREEGTVYRLEKCGSKNERELVKRPYRVVVDGDYILRAVLDPLDFKIKLKRLRKPLKFTGSGAYGVSHEMEHLEGRESRGTPFWEFEYEIEDD encoded by the coding sequence TTGGATGACTCCGAGATCAGGAAACTCTTGAGGTTCACCCTCAGTGAAAAGAGGGTTATAGAGGAGCTTCAGATACCCCCTGATGCATTCATACCCCTTCTTTTTTCCATCAGGTATGGTGGTGACTGGAGCCTCAGGAAGAACTCCGGGCGTTTCATGGCTGTGAAAGAGAAGGTCACCCGCTTTGATGAGGATAAGATGACAGGTCGGACTCTGGAGATAGTTTACCTCTTTCTGAACCCCAGGGTGGTGAGGGAGGAGGGTACCGTTTACCGGCTCGAGAAGTGCGGCTCAAAAAATGAGAGGGAACTTGTGAAGAGGCCCTACCGGGTCGTGGTGGATGGTGATTACATCCTCAGGGCGGTGCTTGATCCCCTTGATTTTAAGATTAAACTTAAGAGGCTCAGGAAGCCCCTTAAATTCACAGGTTCAGGGGCCTATGGTGTCTCACATGAGATGGAGCACCTGGAGGGCAGGGAGTCCCGGGGAACCCCCTTCTGGGAATTCGAGTATGAAATAGAGGACGATTGA
- the aspS gene encoding aspartate--tRNA(Asn) ligase → MLLGDLRRTHYSKDIKPEMDGEEVTVMGWVHEIRDLGGIIFVLLRDREGLIQITAPSKKIEKDLFKSMRKLKKESVVAFSGRVQESDKAPGGFEVIPSFLRVLNPSKQPLPLDPTEKVKAEIDTRLDARFLDLRKPSVSAIFKIKSRMLHSVRVFLEENGFLEINTPKLVASATEGGTELFPITYFEREAFLGQSPQLYKQMMMSTGLDRVYEIAPIFRAEEHDTLRHLNEVISIDIEASFVDHEDVMKILERLVVRVIEDVNEHCTDALETLGRTLEVPETPFERLEYDEAVELVKSRGVPMKHGEDLPRAAEKALGEVMDGYYFITSWPTAIKPFYVMPDEDDPERSYAFDLMYRDLEISSGAMRVHQHDLLVEKIKRQGLNPDSFESYLAAFEYGMPPHAGWGLGAERFNMTLTGVNNIRETVLFPRDRRRLTP, encoded by the coding sequence TTGTTACTTGGAGATCTTAGAAGGACTCACTACTCAAAGGACATAAAACCTGAAATGGATGGAGAGGAAGTCACTGTCATGGGATGGGTCCATGAGATAAGGGACCTTGGAGGGATAATATTCGTTCTCCTCAGGGACCGTGAAGGGCTCATCCAGATAACAGCACCCAGCAAGAAGATTGAGAAGGACCTCTTCAAATCCATGAGAAAGCTCAAAAAGGAATCCGTTGTTGCATTCAGTGGAAGGGTGCAGGAGTCAGATAAGGCCCCCGGCGGCTTTGAAGTAATACCATCATTCCTCAGGGTCCTGAACCCATCAAAGCAGCCACTGCCACTTGACCCCACAGAGAAGGTGAAGGCCGAGATAGACACGAGGCTTGATGCCAGGTTCCTTGACCTCAGAAAACCATCAGTGAGTGCAATATTTAAAATAAAGAGCAGGATGCTGCACTCAGTCAGGGTATTCCTTGAAGAGAATGGTTTCCTTGAAATCAACACCCCAAAGCTTGTTGCATCTGCAACAGAGGGGGGTACTGAGCTCTTCCCGATAACCTACTTTGAAAGGGAGGCCTTCCTGGGTCAGAGCCCACAGCTCTACAAGCAGATGATGATGTCAACGGGCCTTGACCGTGTCTATGAGATAGCACCAATATTCCGTGCAGAGGAGCACGACACCCTCAGGCACCTCAACGAGGTCATATCCATCGACATAGAGGCATCTTTCGTTGACCATGAGGATGTCATGAAGATACTGGAAAGGCTGGTTGTGAGGGTCATAGAGGATGTTAACGAGCACTGCACCGACGCCCTTGAAACCCTGGGAAGGACCCTTGAGGTGCCCGAAACTCCCTTTGAGAGGCTGGAATACGATGAGGCAGTTGAACTGGTAAAATCCAGGGGAGTCCCAATGAAACACGGCGAGGACCTTCCAAGGGCGGCTGAGAAGGCCCTTGGTGAGGTCATGGACGGCTATTACTTCATAACCTCATGGCCAACCGCAATAAAGCCATTCTATGTGATGCCAGATGAGGACGACCCAGAGAGGAGCTATGCATTCGACCTCATGTACAGGGACCTTGAGATATCCTCAGGTGCCATGAGGGTCCACCAGCATGACCTCCTGGTTGAGAAGATAAAGAGGCAGGGATTGAATCCGGACTCCTTTGAGAGCTACCTTGCAGCCTTTGAGTACGGCATGCCACCCCACGCAGGCTGGGGCCTTGGGGCTGAAAGGTTCAACATGACCCTCACCGGTGTAAACAATATAAGGGAGACGGTCCTCTTCCCAAGGGACAGGAGGAGACTCACACCTTAG
- a CDS encoding cyclic 2,3-diphosphoglycerate synthase: MKATESMICLVDGEHYLPVTRAAVETLDSMEHIDVKALIFIGGTEKLRTSSPEEYTEMMGRPVYFGDDPHRIPYDLIARLIRKYGADTVMDLSDEPVLDYSKRFRIASVVLEEGAVYRGPDFEFQPLTEYDILKKPSLKILGTGKRIGKTAVSAYAARLIHERDYNPCVVAMGRGGPEEPEIVRGDRIEITPEFLMEQSDRGVHAASDHWEDALMSRILTVGCRRCGGGMVGDVFITNMKRGAETANSLDADFIILEGSGAAIPPVKSDRHIVLVGANQPIINIKNFFGPFRIRLADLVILTMCEEPMADDEKVKEIVEFIESVNPDAEVVTTVFRPKPLGDISGKNVLFATTAPDSVKDILVEYLESEYRCRVVGTTPHLSNRPLLQRDIERYIDDADVMLTELKAAAVDVATKDALEAGLEVIYCDNIPIVRDGSQDELDDAIIRVVESAIADFNLRRTP; this comes from the coding sequence ATGAAGGCCACAGAAAGCATGATCTGTCTTGTTGATGGAGAGCACTACCTCCCTGTGACAAGGGCGGCTGTTGAAACCCTTGATTCAATGGAACACATTGATGTCAAGGCACTGATCTTCATAGGGGGAACCGAAAAACTCAGGACATCATCACCTGAGGAGTACACCGAGATGATGGGAAGACCCGTCTACTTCGGTGATGATCCCCACAGGATACCCTATGACCTCATAGCCAGGCTCATCAGAAAGTACGGTGCAGACACGGTTATGGACCTCAGCGATGAACCCGTCCTGGATTACTCAAAGAGGTTCAGGATAGCATCGGTTGTCCTTGAGGAGGGTGCTGTCTACAGGGGCCCTGACTTTGAGTTCCAGCCCCTCACAGAATATGATATACTCAAAAAACCATCCCTCAAGATTCTCGGGACAGGTAAGAGGATAGGTAAAACCGCTGTATCCGCCTATGCGGCCCGACTGATCCATGAACGTGATTACAACCCCTGTGTTGTGGCGATGGGTCGAGGAGGCCCTGAGGAGCCAGAGATTGTGAGGGGTGACAGGATAGAAATAACCCCCGAGTTCCTTATGGAGCAGTCAGACAGGGGGGTTCATGCAGCCTCTGACCACTGGGAGGACGCCCTCATGAGCCGGATACTCACGGTTGGCTGCAGGCGCTGCGGTGGCGGTATGGTTGGGGATGTCTTCATAACAAACATGAAGAGGGGTGCTGAGACAGCCAACAGTCTAGACGCCGACTTCATAATCCTGGAGGGGAGCGGGGCTGCAATACCCCCTGTGAAGTCAGACAGACACATAGTCCTTGTTGGCGCAAACCAGCCCATCATAAATATAAAGAACTTCTTCGGGCCCTTCAGGATAAGACTGGCGGATCTTGTGATACTCACAATGTGCGAGGAGCCCATGGCAGATGATGAGAAGGTTAAGGAAATCGTTGAGTTCATAGAATCCGTGAACCCCGATGCAGAGGTTGTGACCACAGTCTTCAGGCCCAAACCACTTGGAGATATCAGCGGAAAGAATGTCCTATTTGCAACCACCGCCCCCGACTCTGTGAAGGATATCCTGGTTGAATACCTTGAGTCTGAGTACCGCTGCCGGGTTGTTGGCACGACTCCACACCTTTCAAACAGGCCGCTCCTACAGCGGGACATTGAGAGGTACATAGATGACGCTGATGTGATGCTGACAGAGCTCAAGGCGGCTGCGGTTGATGTTGCAACGAAGGACGCCCTTGAGGCTGGGCTCGAAGTCATCTACTGTGACAATATACCCATTGTGAGGGACGGTTCCCAGGATGAACTTGATGACGCCATAATCAGGGTGGTGGAGAGCGCCATAGCTGACTTCAACCTCAGAAGAACCCCGTAG
- a CDS encoding UPF0058 family protein, with translation MYKDEMIQLHQFLVYVLKYLENGYDIKDECQEYFSLNISPHHIHRTKAEHKYAIFVLSSAISEILAKKEGHNLPPNVVNGLSELAKRSRKEVVKMEAKLEAK, from the coding sequence ATGTATAAGGACGAAATGATACAACTGCACCAATTTCTGGTATATGTTCTGAAGTACCTTGAGAATGGATACGATATAAAGGATGAATGCCAAGAGTACTTCTCCCTCAACATCAGCCCCCACCACATCCACCGCACAAAGGCCGAGCATAAATACGCTATTTTTGTACTCTCAAGTGCCATCTCCGAGATCCTTGCAAAGAAGGAAGGACACAACCTCCCACCAAATGTTGTAAATGGCCTCTCAGAACTTGCAAAACGGTCAAGAAAGGAAGTCGTGAAGATGGAAGCCAAACTGGAGGCAAAATAG
- a CDS encoding 4Fe-4S binding protein, translating into MENKNSDCCEDKAEVNGEKCECRCNCGFLEYPDECRVPEPENPLEKADDEFLGRLEEYARSLGISNIGYARLTPDVILAGDPPYRNAVVLTVDMDDDLVLTPPGRKAREMNDGLYDKLADLTFRVADYLRINGYGAVAIHPMSGLIDLPLLGQNAGIGFKGRNGLLISPGKGPAQKISAVLTGISDLPYGSRDHEWIPFYCRRCGRCIRACPQDALVEVETCCGSRVMLLDDRCTGCSDGCTHCIESCPFYRKNYENIRSAFKKAVKMQE; encoded by the coding sequence GTGGAGAACAAAAACTCTGACTGCTGTGAAGATAAGGCTGAAGTCAATGGCGAAAAATGTGAATGCAGATGTAACTGCGGATTTCTGGAGTACCCTGATGAATGCAGGGTTCCGGAGCCAGAAAATCCATTAGAAAAGGCAGATGATGAATTCCTAGGTCGACTCGAAGAATATGCACGTTCACTTGGGATCAGTAATATTGGGTACGCCAGGCTGACACCCGATGTTATCCTTGCCGGTGACCCCCCCTACCGCAATGCAGTGGTCCTCACAGTGGACATGGACGACGATCTCGTACTGACTCCCCCAGGCAGAAAGGCAAGGGAGATGAACGACGGGCTATACGATAAACTTGCGGACTTAACCTTCAGGGTGGCTGATTACCTCAGGATTAACGGATATGGTGCCGTGGCCATTCACCCCATGAGCGGCCTCATAGACCTCCCCCTCCTCGGACAGAATGCAGGTATCGGTTTTAAGGGGAGGAACGGTCTTCTTATAAGCCCCGGAAAAGGCCCAGCCCAGAAGATATCCGCGGTCCTCACAGGAATATCAGACCTTCCCTATGGCTCCAGGGATCATGAATGGATACCCTTCTACTGCAGGAGATGTGGCAGGTGCATAAGGGCATGTCCACAGGACGCCCTGGTGGAGGTTGAGACGTGCTGCGGATCCAGGGTTATGCTACTTGATGATAGATGCACCGGCTGCAGTGATGGATGCACCCACTGCATAGAGAGTTGCCCATTCTACAGAAAGAACTATGAAAATATAAGATCCGCGTTTAAGAAAGCAGTGAAAATGCAGGAGTAG